The Poecilia reticulata strain Guanapo unplaced genomic scaffold, Guppy_female_1.0+MT scaffold_719, whole genome shotgun sequence genome has a window encoding:
- the LOC103461179 gene encoding synapse differentiation-inducing gene protein 1-like has translation MSNQQPSQQPYGMSNQQPNQQPYGMSNKQPNQQQPLSKDQEQPEEPGIFTVEPAGQNQKSGPVNDYFGYSIFTMVCCCLPMGIVALINAIDTRKANASGDGEKAKKSSRRARIMSHGALGTGIGIYVLIAIIVLIVQFV, from the exons ATGTCTAACCAGCAGCCTAGCCAGCAGCCTTATGGGATGTCGAACCAGCAGCCCAACCAGCAGCCTTACGGGATGTCTAACAAGCAGCCTAATCAGCAGCAGCCTTTATCCAAGGACCAAGAGCAACCAGAAGAGCCAGGCATCTTCACTGTGGAGCCAGCAGGGCAGAATCAAAAATCAGGCCCTGTTAACGACTACTTTGGCTACTCCATCTTCACCATGGTTTGCTGCTGCCTGCCAATGGGAATCGTTGCCCTTATTAACGCAATTGAT ACTCGTAAAGCCAATGCCAGCGGTGACGGGGAGAAAGCAAAAAAGAGCAGCAGGCGGGCCCGGATAATGAGCCACGGGGCTCTTGGAACTGGGATTGGAATTTATGTCTTAATCGCTATAATTGTTCTTATTGTACAATTTGTGTAG